A region of Bacteroidota bacterium DNA encodes the following proteins:
- a CDS encoding nucleoside deaminase produces the protein MGIISDPDAFFMEEALKMAEKALQEDEVPVGAVIVAGQQIIAKAHNLVERLSDPTAHAEMQAITSACNHFNAKYLPECTLYVTLEPCPMCAAASYWAQIGRIVYGASDPKMGFSRHQHILHPKTVISQGVGAEKSQILLKNFL, from the coding sequence ATGGGAATTATTTCAGATCCGGATGCATTTTTCATGGAAGAGGCCTTAAAAATGGCAGAAAAAGCCCTTCAGGAGGACGAGGTACCGGTTGGGGCAGTTATAGTGGCCGGGCAACAAATCATTGCCAAAGCCCATAATTTAGTAGAAAGACTAAGCGACCCGACAGCACATGCTGAAATGCAGGCCATTACATCGGCTTGTAACCATTTCAACGCCAAATACCTGCCTGAATGTACTTTATATGTTACCCTGGAGCCGTGTCCAATGTGTGCAGCTGCCAGCTATTGGGCACAAATAGGAAGGATTGTTTATGGCGCCTCCGACCCTAAAATGGGTTTTAGTCGCCACCAACATATTTTGCATCCCAAAACAGTTATAAGTCAGGGCGTTGGGGCAGAAAAATCGCAAATTTTGCTGAAAAACTTTTTGTAG